A genomic stretch from Phoenix dactylifera cultivar Barhee BC4 unplaced genomic scaffold, palm_55x_up_171113_PBpolish2nd_filt_p 000412F, whole genome shotgun sequence includes:
- the LOC103719375 gene encoding tubulin beta chain-like, with amino-acid sequence MREILHIQAGQCGNQIGSKFWEVVCDEHGIDKKGIYAGNSPHQLERVNVYYNEASGGRYVPRAVLMDLEPGTMDALRTGPYGKIFRPDNFVFGQSGAGNNWAKGHYTEGAELIDSVLDVVRKEAENCDCLQGFQVCHSLGGGTGSGMGTLLISKIREEYPDRMMLTFSVFPSPKVSDTVVEPYNATLSVHQLVENADECMVLDNEALYDICFRTLKLTNPSFGDLNHLISTTMSGVTCCLRFPGQLNSDLRKLAVNLIPFPRLHFFMVGFTPLTSRGSQQYRALTIPELTQQMWDARNMMCAADPRHGRYLTASAMFRGRMSTKEVDEQMIAVQNKNSSYFVEWIPNNVKSSVCDVPPAGMTMSATFMGNSTSIQEMFKRVSEQFTVMFRRKAFLHWYTGEGMDEMEFTEAESNMNDLVSEYQQYQDAAADEEDLGAEELEED; translated from the exons ATGAGGGAAATCCTCCACATCCAGGCAGGGCAGTGCGGCAACCAGATCGGCAGCAAGTTCTGGGAGGTGGTCTGCGACGAGCACGGCATCGACAAGAAGGGCATCTACGCCGGCAACTCCCCCCACCAGCTGGAGCGGGTGAACGTTTACTACAACGAAGCCAGCGGCGGGCGGTACGTGCCGCGGGCTGTGCTCATGGATCTCGAACCTGGGACGATGGACGCGCTCCGCACCGGCCCCTACGGCAAGATCTTCCGCCCGGACAACTTCGTCTTCGGCCAGTCCGGCGCCGGCAACAACTGGGCCAAGGGCCACTACACCGAGGGCGCCGAGCTCATCGACTCCGTCCTCGATGTCGTCCGCAAGGAGGCCGAGAACTGTGATTGCCTccaag gGTTTCAGGTGTGTCACTCACTGGGAGGGGGGACTGGATCGGGGATGGGGACGCTGCTGATATCCAAGATCAGAGAGGAGTATCCTGACAGGATGATGCTGACGTTCTCGGTGTTTCCGTCGCCGAAGGTTTCCGACACGGTGGTGGAGCCGTACAACGCGACGCTGTCGGTGCACCAGCTGGTGGAGAACGCCGACGAGTGCATGGTGCTCGACAACGAAGCGTTGTATGATATCTGCTTCAGGACCCTCAAGCTCACCAACCCCAGCT TCGGGGACCTGAACCACCTCATCTCGACGACGATGAGCGGCGTGACGTGCTGCCTCCGGTTCCCGGGGCAGCTGAACTCGGATCTCCGAAAGCTGGCGGTCAACCTGATCCCCTTCCCCCGGCTCCACTTCTTCATGGTGGGCTTCACCCCCCTGACCTCCCGGGGCTCCCAGCAGTACCGCGCCCTCACCATCCCGGAGCTCACCCAGCAGATGTGGGACGCCCGCAACATGATGTGCGCCGCCGACCCCCGCCACGGCCGCTACCTCACCGCCTCCGCCATGTTCCGCGGCCGCATGAGCACCAAGGAGGTCGACGAGCAGATGATCGCCGTCCAGAACAAGAACTCCTCCTACTTCGTCGAGTGGATCCCCAACAACGTCAAGTCCAGCGTCTGCGACGTACCCCCCGCCGGCATGACCATGTCCGCCACCTTCATGGGGAATTCCACGTCCATCCAGGAGATGTTCAAACGTGTCTCGGAGCAGTTCACCGTCATGTTCCGGCGGAAGGCCTTCCTGCATTGGTACACAGGCGAAGGAATGGATGAGATGGAGTTCACCGAGGCGGAGAGCAACATGAACGACCTGGTCTCCGAGTACCAGCAGTATCAGGATGCAGCGGCCGACGAGGAGGATCTCGGGGCGGAGGAGCTGGAGGAGGATTAA